In Drosophila nasuta strain 15112-1781.00 chromosome 2R, ASM2355853v1, whole genome shotgun sequence, a single genomic region encodes these proteins:
- the LOC132785329 gene encoding zinc finger MYM-type protein 4 isoform X3, protein MEEISSSDSFGADSSARPESETSKLDEEQEKATTTVQDTPTSPPAEEDTTIDNPTADATNVEKPAETSSGQVDEDFDQISEGSLDMDESQSQGKTDAVANDGEDKEQQQDADTEPAAANPEDLDEEEPQAATEEEPEEHCNLDASGDADSLQQRDALESVEGDEEDAGDNDAVDGAPSTSIEAMDVDDAEAESEATAPAKAADDEQADDVEMRSEGNDSRQEDEGDAGKAIDESNAPSEGRDEVDRIEEQEQDVSAETSAAQEDDERADAEGDADQLDDAAETEQLDDSGEAEAEQLEDAAEAEHGDDTVENVLEPEESDVCLIPDDPETEVTEAEKEQARENAEKAAEEEEAAEQTQAAAASSKSPVAETDEAADEHNEKVDGADEANASTSDEVPRTPNADAEANDEDAPEADAPDADEPTAEEASSAAAGEAGGSAKIIISWIVASTHKCRQCDAEKSCGYRFKNSEVTANEEADADNEEAADATAAAGSFEYLCDQACCDALLADQPGKFFLRRKKFLVEEVSSQQEGRGDDDEPAADAADEETPATADESETTTTGKLNDCLQCKEQKNCKYFLRQDQDTFYICNDDCYNLLNAEEPDKFKLKRHSIRVRNIGATTIRSPSKKPESSNVVARTNAEAEAARLDRIESFRRRCADCEQEINVSEKQLIWETMDFCNEICLGSYQRSFGGNCETCKQEVSSIALGKYCVRFGFEVRQFCCAACLNTYKKGLKTCSCCQKDISSGQEGFLAPVGDKDQFKDFCSQACLRRYDNMCNPRKKLRNEMCGVCNNEKPVRVEMLLDDKEHYFCSNPCFSAFKFVSNVNADPCAMCCKYFERKTADAYTIYNTDRHSPKMFCSRICINVYIIVNRHIVSCQWCKVKKYNFDMIYKVQGDVETLTCSINCLTMHGVSCNISARAVTKCDNCSNASTPQYHLTMSDASMRNFCTYQCVMQFQNQFARAPLTLDSDLPSTSASKSSQQQSSPSRASNKNAAPFPTGLPKRVKLKLAQPSGVKNNATAGKKTAGGTVVPVISTVQSLASGETEARIGSVTVRRKRGRKPDSPPPLAMSSMASPATSTVATGEVRGRGRPRKHVDYSVARSPSPPRMLMSSSVPSSNEFNPPAITETKIITVPPYPKAVRNVNISCKPMTVSQGEQCTPSVRDCATQTEKDYSNKVLIPVPVPIFVPQPMYMYSAPFPVPVPIPLPIPVPIFIPTTRNTSQGILKEIKKIQDKMPEDPLEAELLMMAEMVAEEKHDSDSDSDNEIKPDPGLVTMQYQNSLEQQQQQQQQQQQQQVVDVSAASHNPYGDDMLQIALKMATGDYDNHHQTTTVDLESTMTTNTISNQSPMGHDMGQMGVHHLDQQHHMLDATQRSPRGRKRGGGNIAVMDSPSRNSRSPVKRQRGSEMDHSALQQQSQQAQQPQEKPDAQMFLKYTFGVNAWKQWVMTKNADIEKSSMRRRPFKTELLQMTADELNYSLCLFVKEVRKPNGTEYAPDTIYYLVLGIQQYLYVNGRIDNIFYDPYYERFTECLDEVARKFSVLYNDSQYIVTRVEEEHLWECKQLGAHSPHVLLSTLMFFNTKHFNLTTVEEHMQLSFSHIMKHWKRSSQNSKVPGTRNVLLRFYPPQAGLDANPRKKKVYEQQENEENPLRCPVRLYEFYLSKCPESVKTRNDVFYLQPERSCVPDSPVWYSTQALSQDALQRMLHRVKMVKEINIALLTT, encoded by the exons ATGGAGGAAATATCTAGTTCCGATTCCTTTGGTGCTGACTCCAGTGCAAGGCCCGAATCTGAAACCTCCAAATTGGATGAGGAACAGGAGAAAGCCACAACAACTGTGCAAGACACTCCAACATCCCCGCCAGCCGAAGAAGACACAACCATTGACAATCCGACTGCTGATGCGACTAACGTTGAAAAGCCTGCAGAGACATCAAGTGGCCAAGTGGACGAGGATTTTGATCAAATCTCCGAAGGTTCTTTGGACATGGATGAGAGCCAATCTCAGGGCAAAACAGATGCGGTCGCAAATGATGGTGAAGACaaggaacagcagcaggatGCGGACACAGAGCCAGCTGCAGCTAATCCAGAAGACTTAGATGAAGAGGAGCCTCAGGCTGCAACAGAAGAAGAGCCGGAGGAGCACTGCAATCTCGATGCCAGCGGTGATGCCGATTCGCTGCAACAACGTGACGCCCTCGAGAGCGTCGAAGGAGATGAGGAGGATGCTGGTGATAATGATGCCGTTGATGGTGCACCGTCCACCTCAATTGAGGCCATGGACGTGGACGATGCTGAAGCTGAGAGTGAGGCGACGGCACCAGCCAAAGCCGCAGACGATGAGCAGGCTGACGATGTGGAAATGCGCTCAGAAGGCAACGATTCTCGGCAAGAAGACGAAGGAGATGCTGGCAAAGCCATTGATGAATCAAATGCGCCCTCAGAGGGCAGAGATGAAGTGGATAGAATAGAGGAGCAGGAGCAAGACGTTTCGGCTGAAACTAGTGCAGCACAGGAGGACGATGAGCGAGCTGATGCTGAAGGCGATGCAGATCAGCTGGACGATGCTGCAGAGACAGAGCAGTTAGATGATTCTGGCGAAGCTGAAGCAGAACAGTTGGAAGATGCTGCAGAGGCAGAGCATGGAGATG ATACTGTGGAAAATGTGTTGGAGCCCGAGGAGTCGGATGTTTGTCTCATACCCGACGATCCCGAGACGGAGGTAACCGAGGCCGAAAAGGAGCAGGCACGTGAGAATGCCGAAAAGGCGGCCGAAGAGGAAGAAGCCGCTGAACaaacacaagcagcagcagcctcttCCAAATCCCCCGTTGCTGAGACAGACGAAGCAGCCGACGAACACAATGAAAAGGTGGATGGAGCAGACGAAGCGAATGCTTCGACGTCGGACGAAGTGCCAAGAACGCCAAATG CGGATGCCGAGGCTAATGACGAAGATGCGCCAGAGGCCGATGCTCCGGATGCGGATGAGCCAACGGCCGAGGAGGCATCCAGTGCGGCCGCTGGCGAAGCAGGCGGATCAGCCAAAATCATCATCAGCTGGATTGTTGCAAGCACTCACAAGTGTCGACAATGTGATGCCGAGAAAAGCTGCGGTTACCGCTTCAAAAATTCAGAAGTAACAGCTAACGAGGAGGCGGATGCGGACAACGAAGAAGCGGCagatgcaacagcagcagcaggaagcTTTGAGTATCTGTGTGATCAGGCTTGCTGTGATGCGCTGTTGGCCGATCAGCCGGGCAAATTCTTTTTGCGGCGCAAAAAGTTTCTGGTCGAGGAGGTCAGCAGTCAGCAAGAAGGACGCGGCGACGATGATGAACCAGCCGCTGACGCAGCTGATGAGGAGACTCCAGCGACGGCTGATGAATCGGAAACAACGACGACAGGCAAACTTAATGATTGTCTGCAGTGCAAAGAGCAAAAGAATTGCAAATACTTTTTGCGCCAGGACCAGGACACGTTTTACATATGCAACGATGATTGCTACAATCTGTTGAATGCCGAGGAGCcggataaattcaaattgaagcGTCACTCGATACGAGTACGAAATATTGGCGCAACCACGATACGTTCGCCCAGCAAAAAACCCGAATCCTCCAATGTGGTGGCACGCACCAATGCAGAAGCAGAAGCGGCGCGTCTCGATCGCATCGAAAGCTTTCGACGTCGCTGCGCCGACTGTGAGCAGGAGATTAATGTGAGCGAAAAGCAACTTATCTGGGAGACGATGGACTTTTGCAATGAGATCTGTTTGGGCAGCTATCAGCGTTCCTTTGGCGGCAACTGTGAGACCTGCAAGCAGGAGGTGAGCTCCATAGCGCTTGGCAAATACTGTGTTCGTTTTGGCTTCGAGGTGCGACAATTTTGCTGTGCCGCATGTCTTAACACCTACAAGAAGGGCCTGAAGACGTGCTCGTGTTGCCAGAAGGACATAAGCAGCGGTCAGGAGGGTTTCTTAGCGCCCGTGGGCGATAAGGATCAGTTCAAAGACTTCTGTTCGCAAGCCTGCCTGCGACGTTACGACAATATGTGCAATCCCCGCAAGAAACTGCGCAACGAAATGTGCGGCGTTTGCAACAATGAAAAACCGGTGCGCGTGGAAATGTTGCTGGACGATAAGGAGCATTATTTCTGCTCGAATCCCTGCTTCTCGGCGTTCAAGTTTGTCAGCAACGTGAATGCGGATCCCTGCGCCATGTGTTGCAAATACTTTGAACGCAAAACCGCCGATGCATACACCATCTACAACACCGATAGGCATTCGCCGAAAATGTTCTGCTCCCGGATCTGCATTAACGTGTACATTATCGTGAATCGACATATTGTGTCGTGTCAATGGTGCAAGGTGAAAAAGTACAATTTCGATATGATCTATAAGGTGCAAGGAGATGTGGAAACACTCACCTGCTCAATCAATTGCCTCACCATGCATGGCGTCAGTTGCAACATTTCTGCTCGTGCCGTCACCAAGTGCGACAATTGCAGCAACGCGAGCACTCCACAGTATCACTTGACCATGTCGGATGCATCGATGCGCAATTTTTGTACATATCAGTGTGTGATGCAGtttcaaaatcaatttgcGCGCGCTCCTTTGACGCTAGACAGCGATTTGCCATCGACGTCAGCGAGCAAGTCATCGCAGCAACAGTCGTCGCCGTCACGTGCCAGCAATAAGAATGCAGCACCGTTTCCCACTGGATTGCCTAAGCgtgtcaaattaaaattagcaCAACCG TCCGGTGTTAAGAATAATGCCACGGCTGGCAAGAAGACAGCCGGCGGCACCGTTGTACCCGTCATTTCGACGGTGCAATCTTTGGCAAGCGGCGAAACGGAAGCGCGCATTGGCAGTGTGACAGTACGCCGTAAACGTGGACGCAAGCCGGATTCGCCGCCGCCACTGGCGATGAGCAGCATGGCATCGCCCGCTACATCCACAGTGGCCACCGGTGAGGTTCGCGGACGTGGACGACCGCGCAAGCACGTGGATTATAGCGTTGCTCGTTCACCATCGCCTCCACGCATGCTCATGAGCAGCAGCGTACCGAGCAGCAACGAGTTCAACCCGCCGGCCATCACAGAAACCAAGATCATTACGGTGCCGCCATATCCGAAGGCTGTGCGCAATGTGAACATCAGCTGTAAACCGATGACCGTCTCCCAAGGGGAGCAGTGCACGCCGTCCGTGCGCGATTGCGCAACACAAACGGAAAAGGATTATTCAAACAAGGTGCTGATACCGGTGCCGGTGCCTATATTTGTTCCACAACCGATGTACATGTATTCGGCACCGTTCCCGGTGCCCGTGCCCATTCCGCTGCCAATACCGGTGCCCATCTTTATACCAACAACACGCAACACCTCCCAGGGCATATTGAAAGAGATTAAAAAGATACAGGATAAAATGCCTGAGGATCCGTTGGAAGCTGAGCTCCTGATGATGGCCGAAATGGTGGCGGAGGAGAAACATGATTCAGATTCCGATTCGGACAATGAAATTAAACCGGATCCAGGTCTAGTGACGATGCAATATCAAAACAGTttggagcaacagcagcagcagcagcaacaacaacagcagcaacaagtggTTGACGTGAGTGCGGCCAGTCATAATCCCTATGGTGATGATATGCTGCAGATCGCGCTTAAAATGGCAACCGGCGACTATGATAATCATCATCAGACCACAACAGTGGATCTGGAGTCAACGATGACAACCAACACGATATCAAATCAATCGCCAATGGGTCATGACATGGGCCAAATGGGAGTGCATCATCTGGACCAGCAACATCACATGCTGGATGCGACGCAACG TTCACCGCGTGGTCGTAAACGAGGTGGTGGCAACATTGCTGTTATGGATTCCCCATCAAGGAACAGTCGGTCGCCCGTGAAGAGACAACGGGGTAGCGAAATGGATCACTCGGCGCTGCAGCAACAGTCACAGCAAGCGCAACAACCGCAGGAGAAGCCCGACGCACAAATGTTCCTCAAGTACACGTTCGGTGTAAATGCCTGGAAGCAGTGGGTGATGACCAAGAATGCGGACATTGAGAAGAGTTCGATGCGTCGTCGTCCGTTTAAAACGGAGCTGCTGCAAATGACAGCTGACGAGTTAAATTATTCACTCTGCCTGTTTGTTAAGGAGGTGCGCAAACCCAATGGCACCGAGTATGCGCCCGACACCATATATTATCTTGTGCTGG GCATTCAACAATATCTGTATGTAAATGGTCGCATTGATAACATCTTCTATGATCCATATTATGAACGCTTTACGGAGTGTTTGGACGAAGTGGCGCGAAAGTTTTCCGTACTCTACAATGATTCAC aatacaTTGTGACGCGCGTCGAGGAGGAGCATTTGTGGGAATGCAAGCAACTTGGTGCCCATTCACCGCATGTGCTGCTCAGCACGCTAATGTTCTTCAATACgaagcatttcaatttaact ACCGTTGAGGAGCACATGCAATTATCTTTCTCGCACATTATGAAGCATTGGAAACGCTCATCGCAGAACTCCAAAGTTCCCGGCACGCGGAACGTCTTGCTACGCTTCTATCCACCGCAGGCGGGACTGG ATGCCAATCCGCGCAAGAAAAAGGTCTATGAACAGCAGGAAAACGAAGAGAATCCACTGCGCTGTCCTGTGCGTTTATACGAATTCTATCTATCGAAATG tccGGAAAGTGTAAAGACGCGCAACGATGTTTTCTACTTGCAACCAGAAAGATCTTGTGTGCCCGATTCACCCGTTTGGTACTCCACACAGGCGCTTAGCCAGGATGCCCTACAGCGAATGCTGCATCGAGTGAAGATGGTTAAGGAAATCAACATAGCGCTATTGACAACTTAA